tatttttttcatataacagTAAAAgcacaaagataataaaatgtgtGTAAAAGTAAATGCATATTATAGGCTGGTAcatattgtaatatgttttttaaaactaaaaattatcaGACCATAtccaaaaaaacattattacagATTATGTGTTGCaatctacaattattttaataaatatcttatttttaatgcatGGTTATGCATTATAATTTCTATGGCCTGCAttataatttcgataaaattcattttttaattacttgacAATGTCAAAGTTACTAATTTTACTTAATCCTGAATGCTAATTGGTCTATAGCAGTTTATGATGCAATAGGTAACCAATGAGTATTCAGTATTTGTCAGATAACTAAATAAACTGGCAGTTAGACTGATATTTCATAagtttaaataagaattttatgtttatgaaatatcAGTGGCACATATTaaagatacatttatatatcgtctatatataatatatattatatatagtaaaagtGATTCAAAATTGGCAAATAGTAGATctgtaatttgattaaattataatgctgTGATTATTGcagaaactattttttatacaactttAATAAAGGAGggactttatttaagtaatgaaATTTCTTTAGATACTTAATGTACAACAAATTCTTAAAATGAGATTCTTAGATTGGACGGAATCTGTTATAATAGTTGcaacaacaattattaaaatcaaaaatgtttttttcttaaaataaaaaccaacttaagatatttaaatatcagtgtGGCCTGGGTAGGCTACTTTTCTCTCACGCATACTGTAAGAGGATGGATCTCTACTTTGCATCTCATGCAATCTCTTGTACTTTCGTACTCTGGCTTCAATGAGAAATAATATGCCAGCTGGAAAGAGAAAGATGACCCCAACAACTCCGAGGGCAAATGACCAGCCAAGATCATTGTGTTCCCAATTAGGCATCCAGTCCCGTCCATCACCTCTAGCTCCAAATGTGACCACTGATATGATTCCTGAGAAGCCTAAAAATGCATCATTGtaacatgatatatttatttaaatatattttaagtgttataatttatactttacctCCAATAACAAGAATTGTGCCAAAAGTTACTAGTAAAGtaacataattatcatcatcttcatcttttttcatatacaaatatgataTGAAAAGTGATATTAAAACACAACACATAGATATTGTGAAGAAGAATTGTGTAGCAATAAAAAAGCCTGGTAGTAATATGtcatgtattatgtaatattcttCTTCAAAAATCCACCAACAGCCTTTAAAAACTGTGTCATACCAATGATGAATTTCTTCAAACCCATTGAAGCACACTTCCCACAAACCTGtaaccaattaaaaaatgtgTCCATTTTACTCACTGTATCTTTGTATAACGGAAGATCATTTATTGTGCttacctattttaataaatttagggTTTTTCAACTTCCCATCAGTAACTAACCAGTACGGACTAACAAAAGCTATGGTTATCAATAAAGATGCTAATCCAAAGAAACTTAGAGCAAACAACCCAGTTTTAGACTTAGATACCATAGTGGTGATGTTAAAGTTAACTCATGAAACTATTTCAgcacaataaaacaataaagaacaaaaaaaatataaatgggtGTGTACTTCGATTTAAATCTATAGTACCAATCGTATCCACTATCCAGTGCAACAACTACCAAACAAATTTGACAACTTGACAACTGTCAATTTCTCGACAGGGCAAAGATATTGCTTCATACAatctattacaaataacaaGCTCTAGTTTTTGCTTCATAGTTTCTTCCATAATGTTTACCAATGGAATCCTATATTTTGTTGAGAAGTAATTCACCCTCATGTTGATTTGTTTctgtaattttctttattatttttattatacaaggtATATTAGCAATTCgatgtattcccgttaggaggtaacaggggtgattatttgcgataattttaacctatGCATTTagcatatgcataatgcaaaagagaaccatttttgagttatcacgtttttttagctattttcaaaataagtaaaaaattcagcttcaaaaatttatttaaaaaaaagttcaggTGAACCACCTGCCCGTTTGCCatctatagatataaaatagcAGTTGATATTTGCTAATAaataacgtatattatataatcaaaacaaaaaaaaatctttctgaaattttagtgaaataaaagttatctacagaaaaatatgtacattattattattgacatttgacatcTAATAACTATTCGTTAATGTAAAATTGTCAATGTGACAGACGACTGTGtttgttgtattaatttttatgatgtAAGAATTAAGACATGATGAAGTAAAATGTTAatcatctatttatatattattggtttCATTTAAATAGCATAATGCTAAACCAACGACACACGATTTTAAGAAGATTATATCAATATGACCCATGCTTTTGGAAGACCATGCGATCAAATTTTTCTTCTCatgaagataatttaatttatttatgtaaatatcttAGGATAAGTGAAAGTAaagctaaatatttacaaataagacATCCTGCTATAAAGAAATTAGATGTTGATCAAATCAAAAACCTAGTAGGTACATTGTATGATCTAGGGTTTAATAGCAAAGTCCTTTTAGATCAACCATCGCTCTGCAGTATACTGCCAATCACCTTGAAATATCGATTTACAGTATTAGAAGAATGCGGACTAAACAATATTTCAACTCAATATTTAGTTTCATATTTGACATTAGTAAAACGAAAAACTATAGGGGAACTAAAACAATCTGGAATGATACCTCAagcatttaatattgaaaatagacTCGCAAGTTATATGAGCCAATGGCCGTCATCTCTGACCACTTTAGTTTATGGAGATGTTGAGAAATTTACTTTACATTCATTGAggataaaaattatacagaGATACCTTGAGCTTATGTTAGATCTAAGTCCGGATGAATTTATTAGAGGAATTGATACATATCCAACAATACGACATCGTCCACTTCAATCAATCAATGAAACTCTGAATATTTTGCTCAGTGAAATActatttccaattaaaaaaattaaatctaacttGTATTTAGTACATGCCGATCCAGAAAACTTgaagaacatattatataattttcgatCCATTGGAGGAAtagatataaaagaaatattaagaatgTATCCTAAGCTAGCTGTAATAAAGTTTTCTACGTTATTGGATATAAGAAAAACTTTGGAAGAATATGGAATAAGTAAAGAGGCACAAATGAGGTGCTTTCAAATATATACACTAAGTCCTACAACAATTAAAGAAAGATTAGAAGAAGCTAAAACTATACCAgagtttaatacattttatggcCACCCGAGATTTTTGAAAATGATCTACTATAACAAGACAGCAACAAGAAGACTGATGAAATTATACAGTAACAACAAGAAATGCTTGAGCCTCAATATACTTTCTGGCAGCTCTGCACATTATGAAATTTTTGAGAAAGCACCAGGTGATAGATTGGGAAAAGGCAAAGATTTAGTCTTTTGTATAAGCAAGTCACTAggtaattcatttaatattactgATATACGTAATATACTCAAGCGGCATCCATTTTGGATTAATATACCACTTATTCaagttaaatatgtttatgaacAGCTGAGTGTGGATTTTTCTGTTAatgatatttatgaaaatatcccTATTCTGTTGTATCCTTGGAATAGAATAAGAGAATCATTAAAACTACTAGAACCAAGTGAAAAGCAAAATAAGTGGTTAGCCTCATTGCCTTATGAACAAATAGATTTAACTATGCTAAGCCAATCACAAAAACTTAGTCTCATATTGTATTTGcttgaaaaaaatcattattttagtgGAAATGGTGTGTGGTctgaagaaaaacataaaaatatagttgATTTAACCAAACCACTTTAACCAAATTAattagtacaataataataaataaaaataatttgaatatcattgttgtttttcttataattctAATGCTCTTTATATTTCCCTGAGTAACACAATGTCATAAGTCATGCCATTtaaaatggtaaataaaaaaaaaaatgtataaaaaaatatgaaaacatgaGTGACCAACAATCATAAAAAATTTCGATTTCGAGTAAATTTTATCATGGCATAAGTTCATTATTGTATCTCTAATCCGTCCCCCAAATGAAAAAGACAACCGCGGCCGCTGCCCCTTGCAATCCTGCTATTTCCAGCCTTGTTGATAGCTGTGGTTGTTACCACAGCTACTGCCCCACTGTTGTGGGGCAAGGTGTGCTAAGAATCCCTGACAGAGATCGTGTTACCACCGACGACCTCTGGCCCAAGCAACATAGAACACTCGCACACTGCGGACCGACGAAAAGATCATAGAACTGGAAGAAGCACTGAGCAGGTTACACTGGGATATAGGATTGTCTGAAGTCCAAAGAGAGGGAGAGGACACGATAATCTTGAAGTCCGGTAACTTGCTTTATTTCCCGGATACAAATTGTCCCAAGGTGTTGGGTTCATAGTCCACAAGTCCCtcgtgaataaatataaataaataaataagcctttttattttctcattttcaattacagtaatatatatatatatatattacagtatttgtatataagttatatttttaattaacattcttttttttattattataattttcttatttttattacatttatgagATGAGAAACCCCCTGCGGGTGAAGGCCTCCTCCAACTTTGTCCATTGTTTTCTATTTTCCGCCTTTGATTGCCATTTGTCTCCTAGTGAGGAGAACAATTTCCTTTTTCTTGTTCATTTAAAGCAATCGTGAATAACATAGTGTAAATCAAGAGTGTGTCGACTAGGGTGGACTTAAAGTGTCTATGAGAACCATGTCGGTCCGAAGATCAGAACTCGAAACGTATAAAACGAAAACGAGGCGTTAGGCAGAGAGTCGTGATGTCTCCGAAACTGTTCACCGCTGCTTTGGAGGATGTCTTCAAAGTCCTGGACTGGAAAGGATTTGGGATCAATATCAATGGTGAGGACACATGTTCACTTCGATATTTGCCGATAACACAATAGTAATAGCTGAGACCTTGAAAGACCTCGGCAGTATGCTTTAGACCTCAGCAGTCTTTCAACAAATAGGTCTAAAAATGAATATGGACAAAAATTATGTCGAACGTTGCTGCTGCACCCACTCAAGTAAAGGTTGGAGAGCTCCTGAGAGACGATGAAGACGATTATTTACCTACTATAGACCATCTAACTAGGTCCAACTTTGAGAAAGAGGTGAATCGCTGAATTCAACTAGGCTGGGCAGAGTTTGCGAAGCTACGTTACATCTTCTTATCCCAATAACCACAGTGTCCCAAGTCGAACGTCTTCGACCAGTATGTGCTAGTGATGACTTACGGAACAGAGACGTGGTCGTTTACTCATAAGAAGGCTCAAAGTCACACAAAGAGTTATGAAGAGGGTTATACTCGGAGTTTACCTACGAGACTGAGTCAATAGTGAAAATGAAGTATTAACTGAAGTGGCAGTGAACGGGGCACATAGATAGAACCGACGGCCGTTGGGGCAGAAAAGTTCTCGAGTGGCGAACACGAAACGTAAAACGTAGCGTGGGCAGGCCCCCTATTACTGGTAATCTGGTGAGGTTCGTGGAAAATCACTGGATGCGAGTAGCGCAAGACACAATACCGGCTTTTGGCGATATCACTGTTCTCTTTGTCTCATTCGTGAAGAATGTAAAATTGTTCATTGACAGAGTTCACAAAAGCAGCGAAAGAGCTAGCCTAATGGCCTGTCCAATACTATttcaaagattaaatatatgGTAATTAATGTCATAGATCCAGTATATCGGTAAGATCCGATTATTTATGAAGACcgtcattaacaaaaaaatgaatattttggtCTTTCATTTGTTTGTTTCCAACGAGACATATCGCTTCCTTTAAGTCATCTTGATGAGCATGGTCATGGAAACATTGTTTTCAAAGAAAAAACGAAAGGCAGGAAAACAAATGATCAACTGATTTAAATCATtggtgtattttaaaattattttaaatttcggaCTCTATGTATAACGAAAATTTCACCCTTGATATTAGTCAGTATAGATTATTAATCAGAAATTTCATAAGACCTAGTCTATTCGGcgttttaataacttattgaGTATTCAACATGCACCGTATCCaatataaaacgatttattagtacttatttttactaatatttacttatttttaatgtgttattttatataaaaattaccaatAATTATATTCGTCAAAGTAGCAAAATGATATATTCTCTACTtgtcgttttttttatacatattatctattatttttattattaagaataattaattgttattcatGTTTTCTAAGTTAACAGCAATAACTTTTAATGACACGATTTTCCGAATATTGCTGTTCGATtatcttgtattatttaatctgataaattaattgtttacatttttattattattattatattttttattgggctcattgtttaaatataatattgtgttgacacataaaaaatataatttaaattgtacacTAGCGACATCAGCtgttgtttattgatttttaacaatttttgtattttgttgaaATCTGACAGTTCTTTACTTCTTTGCCAACGCACACGACTGGCAATACCATAATTATATGTAGGGAAAAATGGCGACTTTACTACCTCGTTCTTTTGGACTTGCTgaaactgtatttataaaaaatggaaaaaagGTAAGtcattagttatattatttttcaaatttttggtaacaatttacatacatattttttaaatcaatgaaataagTAATACACAGGACAATTATATGTCGTTATGTCTTACGTCTTAGAGATTACACTTATATAGTGTTTTATACACAGAAAGTCCcgctaattttaaattttacggaTTCTGTTTTgttacgtaaaaataaatatgtacttgatgtcttctatttatataattataaatttgacctTGTCATTTTCAGCTCACAGACCTTACGTCATCtagacaatgtttatttttttatataagattataacaGTCATAatctgataaaaaaatcttgacaaTGAATCTTCAAATCTGCAATAATAATGCGCAATCTAagttgtttgatttatttatatcagtaaaagatttttttacaacttatctttaatttatgtACAGTTCTGTAAACTTCTCATTAACTTTAACTtggtagttattttattaataatttacatatccATCTTACTTTTTAACATGATACAGATTCTGCCTAACATAAGTTCCTAAATTAAATTGGGTTTGTccataatataatgatattagtACATATGGTTAAATGTATCAGTATTCAGAATATTTAGTATATCAGTCTTCAAAAACAatgttaactataaattaaaaaaaataatgtcattattctaaaataacataatttataatacaaaaaccttttttctttatttctataGCTTCATTTTTAACCCTTAAAAACCAAAGACATTAAATTTTGGGCACATTTGCTtatgaaaactttaataaacatGAGAAATTATCactgaatagattttaataatactatcatACATATACTGATGTAGTAACATAAATTAGATTTCTATACACATTTgagaatgtaaaaataaaatctttgtatCGACAAATATAACAGATTCAAACAacagtttttataattgaataaatgtttccttacactaaattttaaaaaattttagcTGTTGGCAGCATCAACGTCCAACAATCTACCATCCAAGCAGCAAGTTAGAAACCTGAATGTTCATGAGTATGTCAGTTACACATTGCTCAGAGATCATGGCATTCCTGTGCCTAAATTTAACATTGCTAAGACCAAGGACGAGGCAGTCAAGTATGCCCAAGAACTTAACACCAAAGACATTGTATTAAAAGCACAGGTAATCTTaaagaaatgttattaatttaaattgattcttTGTATACTTTTACATATTCTCGAAGCCGAAGctgattaatgaaaattaacaataatttcctTAAACTTGGTTTTGAGTCTATatcagataaatattatttattggttataaTTTTTAGGTTCTTGCTGGAGGTAGAGGAAAGGGTGCATTTAAAAATGGCCTGCAAGGTGGTGTACGAATGGTTGACAAGTAAGCAAAATACTTAAGAAACCATTTCTATATATAgtcagttatttaaattatgtaacaaataaaaatctattacccaaataaaacttttactaattaatatgaatatatttacttattttgtagACCCGAAGTAGCTGGAGATATTGTGGGTAAAATGCTTCAGCAATATTTGGTGACAAAGCAAACGGGTGCAGCAGGGAGGATCTGTAACATGGTTATGGTTACAGAGAGGAAGTTTCCCCGACGAGAGTTTTATGTTGCTATAATGATGGAGCGTAGtttcaatgtatgtaatttaccttttatttcatctttggcaatattcattttcattttatgcaaaaaaaacttaattatttttaaattattttattgaaattatcatatattttttagatgtgAGGCAATAGAAAATAACCATACATCTTTCTAAGCACTTGAAATGTTCTGTCTAttacaatactttaaaattgtaaaaatatgaaagtcACCAATCAAAGAAAGATATAATTCACTGTAGAGcatcattcatcatcattataaaattgTCCTTTTTAATGCTACTCATGGATTTTGTTAGTATATTGTGTTAGTATGACTATATAAATCGAGGTgtgtaaatacttatatatctatgataaatatattgaggtaaaatgttatatttactttgtaatttacaaatttaatatatgttcatGATTGGAACTTCATTTTCTTCCACTATATAATGTTTGTACATTATTAATagtatgcaattaaaataataacctcaAGCATTTATGTTAtagatgtttgtttgttttacttGTCGATCAATGAAGCAAATTGTTCATTGTTTAAGATCTTCAATAACAATTAACTTTGATCATGTACGGAatgtaataatcaattataGTTAAGTACTTGTTAGCTATTCcatcacaaaatattattcaatctgtatgtatgtgtcaatataatttatattattatgtacagaTAGTTTtacattcataattaatatcatactcACCGCTCAAAGGATATTATCATGACCTGCATGTCACCTTTTAACAAGAGAAATCTTTTGCTCAGCATTAGGGTCTACAGTGCTACTTATTATTAGTGAAATTCCAATTTAGATaagataataaactaaaattttaatttttacagtcATTTTGTCAGGGTATTACAACTTTCTGATATTATTAAagaacacttaaaaaaaaattaaattaaatttaaaataaagatcatttaaattatattttagggtCCTGTTATCATAGCATCATCCCAAGGTGGTGTAAACATTGAGGACGTGGCCGCCGAGAACCCAGATGCAATTACATATGAACCAATTGACATTGTTACTGGTATTACTGATGAGCAAATCGCACGCGTGGTTGAAAAGGTAAccataatgaaaacattttacgtACACAATGCTAAACATTTTACTGCTGGCCGCTGTTATTTACTTAAACTTAGACTTTACatccattattatattttaaagagatCAATTATTTTAGATTGGTCTACAAGAGCGTTCCAGTGAAGCCTGTGACATGATTAAGAAAATGTATGACTTGTTCTTAAAGAAAGACGCTCTGTTGATTGAAGTAAATCCTTACGCCGAAGATGCCATTACAGGGCAATGTAAGCAGATACAGATAAAAtgatcttatataatttatatggttTCATTTCTATATCAAGCAATATgttactataagaaatattttttccagtCTTCTGCTTGGATGCAAAATTCCGATTCGACGACAACGCCCAGTTTAGACAAAAGGAATTGTTTCAATTGAGGGACACCACTCAAGAAGACGCTAAAGAAATTGAAGCTGCCAAGTTTGACCTCAACTACATTGcacttgatggtaagttattaaatagattattaaatgcatttttaaatgttatattattgtataaaatgtttatctgAAAAAGCTTAATGTTTTTCAGATATTTGAAGTTAAGTAGAtgcaaaagaaaattaaagtcgGCTATAGCTCTAGGTGTAATATTCacagaaacaataaaattaacattattattattaatttataaatttaaggaaACATCGGATGCATGGTAAACGGTGCAGGGCTGGCGATGGCCACCATGGATATCATTAAGCTGTATGGAGGGGACCCCGCCAACTTTCTTGATGTTGGAGGCGGAGCCACTGCGCAAGCCGTAGCGGTACTGACTAATagcatacttttttatatttaaagcagATGCAACCATATTAACAATATGGCTACATCTCAATCTTATGAAGGTTCagtaaattagtaaattaaatttaagtaaatagtaaaataattaaattaaaaaaaatatattaaaataaaatcatatataatataaaaacgattGATAATCGTAATTTCTGTAATttggtttgaatttaataaattagattGTGTCGCTGATTGCAGTTCACGAAAATGCCGTTagctgttatattaaatattgtctaGTCGTACAAACAATTCATGACTACATAAAACCTACCTTGTTTCTAGGAAGCATTCAAGATTATCTTATCAGACCCGAAAGTAACAGCTATCTTGGTGAACATCTTCGGAGGTATTAT
This genomic window from Vanessa tameamea isolate UH-Manoa-2023 chromosome 5, ilVanTame1 primary haplotype, whole genome shotgun sequence contains:
- the LOC113392792 gene encoding uncharacterized protein LOC113392792 — encoded protein: MVSKSKTGLFALSFFGLASLLITIAFVSPYWLVTDGKLKNPKFIKIGLWEVCFNGFEEIHHWYDTVFKGCWWIFEEEYYIIHDILLPGFFIATQFFFTISMCCVLISLFISYLYMKKDEDDDNYVTLLVTFGTILVIGGFSGIISVVTFGARGDGRDWMPNWEHNDLGWSFALGVVGVIFLFPAGILFLIEARVRKYKRLHEMQSRDPSSYSMRERKVAYPGHTDI
- the LOC113392588 gene encoding transcription termination factor 5, mitochondrial-like, whose amino-acid sequence is MLNQRHTILRRLYQYDPCFWKTMRSNFSSHEDNLIYLCKYLRISESKAKYLQIRHPAIKKLDVDQIKNLVGTLYDLGFNSKVLLDQPSLCSILPITLKYRFTVLEECGLNNISTQYLVSYLTLVKRKTIGELKQSGMIPQAFNIENRLASYMSQWPSSLTTLVYGDVEKFTLHSLRIKIIQRYLELMLDLSPDEFIRGIDTYPTIRHRPLQSINETLNILLSEILFPIKKIKSNLYLVHADPENLKNILYNFRSIGGIDIKEILRMYPKLAVIKFSTLLDIRKTLEEYGISKEAQMRCFQIYTLSPTTIKERLEEAKTIPEFNTFYGHPRFLKMIYYNKTATRRLMKLYSNNKKCLSLNILSGSSAHYEIFEKAPGDRLGKGKDLVFCISKSLGNSFNITDIRNILKRHPFWINIPLIQVKYVYEQLSVDFSVNDIYENIPILLYPWNRIRESLKLLEPSEKQNKWLASLPYEQIDLTMLSQSQKLSLILYLLEKNHYFSGNGVWSEEKHKNIVDLTKPL
- the LOC113392788 gene encoding succinate--CoA ligase [ADP-forming] subunit beta, mitochondrial; translation: MATLLPRSFGLAETVFIKNGKKLLAASTSNNLPSKQQVRNLNVHEYVSYTLLRDHGIPVPKFNIAKTKDEAVKYAQELNTKDIVLKAQVLAGGRGKGAFKNGLQGGVRMVDKPEVAGDIVGKMLQQYLVTKQTGAAGRICNMVMVTERKFPRREFYVAIMMERSFNGPVIIASSQGGVNIEDVAAENPDAITYEPIDIVTGITDEQIARVVEKIGLQERSSEACDMIKKMYDLFLKKDALLIEVNPYAEDAITGQFFCLDAKFRFDDNAQFRQKELFQLRDTTQEDAKEIEAAKFDLNYIALDGNIGCMVNGAGLAMATMDIIKLYGGDPANFLDVGGGATAQAVAEAFKIILSDPKVTAILVNIFGGIMRCDVIAEGIINAAKNLNIQIPVIVRLQGTKVNEARKLIADSGLRIVPRDDLDEAAKLVVQLSEIVALAKKAGVEVKFDIPKYMLEK